Sequence from the Lusitaniella coriacea LEGE 07157 genome:
GCTAAATGGAACGAACGCTGGCAGCGCCATCTCGACTCCCCTCCACAAGAAGTTGAGTATGTATGCGAACTTAAAATTGATGGTTCTGCCTTAGCCTTAACTTACGAAAACGGCATACTCGCGCGGGGAGTGACGCGAGGCGACGGGGTTACTGGGGAAGAGATTACCCAAAATATCCGTACTATTCGTGCCATTCCCTTACGCTTAACCCTCGACAATCCCCCACCGATTGTGGAAGTGCGGGGAGAAGCCTTTTTACCCATTGATGAGTTTAATCGCATCAATCAAGAACGGGAACAGGCGGGAGAATCTCTCTTTGCTAATCCTCGCAATGCCGCCGCCGGAACCTTACGCCAACTCGATCCCAAAATTGTAGATCGTCGCAAGCTGAATTTCTTCGCCTACACGCTGCATCTTCCCGAAAATCCCCCCTCCCAATGGGAGTCTCTCGAATTGCTGCAACAGATGGGATTTCGCGTTAATCCCAACCGCAAGCGATGTCAGTCTTTACAGGAGGTTGAAGATTATTTCCAAGATTGGGACGAACGGCGTAAAACCTTGCTCTATATGACGGATGGCGTTGTTGTTAAACTCAACTCCCAGCCTTTACAGGAAGAATTAGGATTTACTCAAAAATTCCCTCGGTGGGCGATCGCGCTAAAATATCCAGCCGAAGAAGCTCCTACAATTGTTAAAGATATTACTGTGAATGTGGGACGCACGGGTGCAATCACGCCGATGGCAATAATGGAACCCGTACAGCTTGCTGGAACGACGGTACAGCGCGCGACACTACATAACCGCGATCGCGTGGCAGAACTCGATATTCGCATTGGCGATACTGCGATTATTCGCAAAGCAGGGGAAATTATTCCCGAAGTCCTGCGGGTGTTGCCGGAATTGCGTCCTCCTAACGCGCAACCCTATCAAATGCCCGTGAATTGTCCCGAATGCGATTCTGTTTTAGTGCGTCCTGAAGGGGAAGCGGTAACGCGCTGCGTGAATAGTTCTTGTCCGGCAATTTTACGGGGGAGTTTGGTACATTGGGCTTCTCGCGATGCTTTGGATATTAATGGGTTGGGGGAAAAGTCAGTCGAACAAATTGTTGAGAAAGGGTTAGTTCATTCCGTTGCCGATCTTTACGATTTGACTGCGGAGCAATTGGCGAATTTAGAGAGAATGGGGCAAAAATCAGCAGAAAAGCTAGTCAATGCCCTTACTCATTCTAAAGCACAGCCTTATTCGCGAGTTTTATACGGTTTGGGCATTCGCTATGTGGGAAAAGTGAATGCAGAATTACTGAGTGAAGCGTTTCGCGCGATCGAACAACTCCAAGGGGCATCTGTTGAGGATTTAGAAGCAGTGTATGGCATTGGAGAGGAAATTGCCCAGTCAGTGTGGCAATGGTTAAAAATTCCCGCCAATCAAACCCTGATTCAACGCTTGCAAGAGGCGGGGTTAAACTTTGGGGATGCAACAGCCGAACCTCCCGCTTCTGTCGAACAAGCGCTAACTGGGAAAACCTTTGTGATTACCGGAACCCTACCCACCTTAAGTCGCAAAGAAGCAGAAACGCTGATTAAACAAGCGGGGGGGAAGATTTCGAGTTCGATTAGTCGAAAAACCGATTATCTGGTAGTCGGGGAAAAAGCGGGTTCTAAGTTAGAGAAGGCGCAAAGGTTGGGAATTGCTCAACTCAGCGAAGAACAACTCATTGATATTCTTCCGCCGCTATCGCTATAGTGATAGGCTTCTATGCATTTAAATTGTAACTAAGGCTGACCTAGCGGTGACGGGGTGAGGGATTGATAGCTTTGAGACAGAGCGTCCTATACCCAATTGAGATATGTTTTAGCTTACCAAATCAGATGTGCTTCGTATAAAATTCTCGCTAAGATAGGCTTATAGTCCCCAGGATCGCGTCCGGATAACGCGCTTGTTTTATCTGCCACCTTTCAGGAGATTGTTTATGCTAACCCAAGCTGCACCAACTGAAATCATTCATCAACAACGGCGTTTTTTTCAACAGGGAACGACAAAGAATGTTGAATTTCGCCTCAAACAATTACACCAGCTAAAAGCGCTGATTCAGAAAAATCAAGACGCGATCGCGCAAGCTTTAAAAGATGACCTGAAAAAACCGGCATTTGAAGCGATTGGATCGGAAATTTTATTCTCTATTGGTAACATTGACCATACGATACAACATCTCAGAAATTGGGCAAAACCCCAAAAAGTTTCCGTTCCTTTAACACAACTTCCCGCTTCCGCTCAAATTATTTCCGAACCCTTGGGAGTTGTTTTAATTATTGGCCCTTGGAATTATCCCTTTCAACTTCTTATTCTCCCTCTTGTGGGCGCGATCGCGGCGGGAAACTGTGCAATCCTCAAACCCTCTGAACTTGTGCCACACACCTCAAAACTCGTTGCGGATTTAATCGCTAAAAACTTCGATCCAGGTTTTTTAAGTGTTGTTGAAGGAGGGAAAGAAATCGCTCAAGATTTACTCAAAGAAAAATTCGACCACATCTTTTTCACAGGAGGAACTCAAGTTGGCAAAATCATCATGCAAGCTGCGGCCGAACACCTAACGCCAGTTACTTTAGAACTCGGCGGGAAAAGCCCTTGTATCATCGAACCCGATGCAGATATTGCCACAACAGCCCGACGAATTACTTGGAGTAAATTTATTAATTCCGGTCAGAGTTGTATTGCCCCGGATTACTTATTGGTTCACCAGAAAATCAAAGGGTTATTACTCGCAGAACTCAAAATATCCATTCAAGAATTTTACGGCGAAAACCCCGAAAAAAGTCCCGATTACGCTCGGATTATTAGCGAAAACCATTTTCAACGTCTGTGCCAACTTTTAAATCCCGATAAGATTGTTTTTGGGGGCAAAACTAATGCAGACGAGCGCTATATTGCACCCACAATTATGGATGGGGTAAGTTGGGAAGATAAGGTCATGGAAGATGAGATATTCGGCCCTATTTTGCCCCTCTTAACCTACAGCGATTTAGGGGGCGCGATCGCGCAAATTAATACTCGCCCCAAACCCCTTGCCCTTTACCTCTTTACCGACAATAAATCCACACAACAGCGCATCTTAAAAGAAACCTCTTCCGGTGGCGTTTGTATCAACGACGCGATGGTTCAATGCGTTTGTGAAGAACTTCCTTTTGGAGGCGTTGGCAATAGCGGAATCGGAGCATATCACGGTAAATTTAGTTTCGACACCTTCTCTCATCGAAAAAGCGTTCTCAATCGTTGGTCTTGGCCTGACTTCAAATTAAGATATCCTCCTTATCAGGGAAAAGGGGAAATGCTCAAACGGCTGATAAAATAAGCTATTTTGACTCTGAATTGAGAATTTCTCTACCCAAAATATAAGGCAGCAATTGTGTAATATTTCGCGCATCGTCGATCCCTCGATGGTGCGTTCCTTCTAACTCAATTTCAGCTAACTCCAAAGCTTGAGCCATGCCATAGCGTCTGCTCAATTTCTGATTCGTTGTAAACAATTGCTTCAGGTTAATGTGAGGACACGCGATTGGGTAGGGAATATTATACAAACGGCTATCTTGTTCGATTTGCTTGCGATCGTAATCTCCCCAAGATCCAAAAATAAAATTTGAATATTGAAACATCCATTTTTGAAACAGTTCTACAGCTTCCGGATATAAAGGCGCGCGATCGACTTGTTCTTGGGTAATTGAAGTTAATTGCTTGCAAAATTCCGTAAGAATGGGATAGCGAATTGGTTTCACAAAAGTTTGAAACTCGCTCTTTGCAGTGAGATTTTTTGCTTCAACCATCACCGCGCCAATTTCAATGATTTCCATTTCATTACGACGAATGGTTTTACGATCGCAGCAAGTTGCTTCTAAATCGAGAACCATAAAATAATCGTAGGTATTGAGTTCCATTTGACCGTAGAAAAATAGCGTTAGTAGGTGAGTTGAAACTCTAAAGAGATACTCTCATCAGTTTATCAAAGCACCAAAACCTGAAAGGTTACCTGCCGAGTGCAAAAACCGTAATGCAAGATACAATATGCTGGGGAGAGACGGTGCGCAACAAAAAGATCGGTAATTTCTTTAACTAATCTTTAAAATATTTTTGTGCTAGCTTTAAGTTGCAGTAAATTTTCTGTTGGATAATAGTAAAAGTTAACCGAGGCGCAAAAGATAAAATTTCTGATTTCGTCTTGCTGAAAATCCCAAATATTAACCTTTTTAACGCGATCGCGGAGAACACGTATGAAAAATCACGTTATTGCCATTGGTTTGGATGCCGCAGACCCCATTTTACTCGAAACGTGGATGTCTCAAGGACATCTAAAAAACCTGCAAAAGCTTCGCCAGCAGGGAGGATACGGTCGCTTAACCAACATGGAATATTACAAAGCCGAAACCCCCTGGACGACCTTTTTAACCGGATGTTTGCCCCAGAAAACGGGCTATTGGTCGCCCTTTAAATTCCAGGAAGGAACCTACGAAGTTGAAAGCGTCGAAGCTTACTCTTTTAATGAATATCAGCCCTTTTACGCCCTAGGGGATGACTATCGCGTCGCGGTTTTTGATATGCCCCAATCCACCCTAGCTGACAAGGCTAACGGATCGCAGGTTCTAGCCTGGGGCGCGCATTCTCCCCAAACCCCCAGCCATTCCCAACCGGAAACCCTCCTAAAAGATATCAATCATCGCTACGGCAAGCATCCCGCCCTACATCGGGATCACGGCGATTGGTGGGATGAGGGCTATCTCAATCGCTTGGAAAACGCCTTAAAGACCGGATTGCAAAAGCGGGTTGGCATTTGCAAAGACTTGCTGGAACAGGAACAGTGGAACCTGTTTTTAACAATTTTCGGCGAAACCCACTCTGCCGGACACGATCTTTGGTACCTCAGTCAACCGGATCATCCCCTCTATCCCCACCGGCGAGTTCAAAAAGATTCCATGCTGGAGGTCTTTGAAGCGGCGGATCGCGCCTTGGGCGAAATTTTAGCGGATGTACCGGAAGATACCTATGTGGTCGTATTTTCCGTTCACGGTAGCGGTAATAATACAACGGATGTGAGTAGTATGTTTTTGTTGCCGGAATTTCTCTATCGTTGGAGTTTTCCCGGTCAAGTCGCGATCGCGCCAGGAAAACCCGGAACTCCGCCTCCTCCCCTAGAACTCAATCCCAAGCGGAAAACTTGGACGGGAGAAATTTGGCAGCGCAAACACGATGCCAACCCCATTAAACGCTTTCTCCGCCGTCAATTACCCAGCAAATTTCACCCCTATCTCGACCGAATTTTTGGCGCGCCAAAAGAAGACCTTCTCTCCCCCGATCAACTCCGCGAACAAGATCATGCAATCTTCTGGCAACCTACTATGTGGTACAGTTCCTTCTGGTCGAAGATGAAAGCCTTTGCCATTCCCAGCTTCTCCGAAGGATATATCCGCATCAACCTCGAAGGACGGGAACCCCAAGGGATTGTTAAACCGGAAGAGTACGATGCAGTGTGCGAAGAGTTAACCCAAGAATTGTATCGATTGGTCAATCCCCGTACTGGAGAATCCGTCGTAAAAAAAGTCGTTCGGACTCGCCAATCTGCTGACGATCGCGATCCCAAACTTCCCGATGCGGATTTAGTCGTTGTTTGGCAAGAAACCCCTGCTGATGTCGTCGATCATCCCACCTGCGGGCGCATTGGACCTGTACCTTATCGTCGCACCGGAAGTCACCGCGATCGCGGATTTTGGATCGCGCGGGGTCCACAGATCGAACCCGGTTCCACCCTTCCCCAAGGTCACGGAGTCGATTTATCCCCCACTCTACTAGAGTTAATGGGCGCACCCATCCCAGAATATATGGACGGTAAGCCTTTACTTAAGCAGACTGCGGTGACACCTACTTCGTAACTCGTTAGAACAAAAAATGAATCCTCTAATTTCTACGGCTAGGGGATTCATTCATTTCATAGGGGTCAATTAAATCGTTCTCTAGTTGAGCTTCAGTTATCAACACTATGCTGGTCTTCATCATTGCACTCAAAAGTCCCCAAGTTTCGCGTTCCTGGGAAAAAGTATCGAAATTATTTGAACGATGTATTAGGTCAGTCTGTAACCAAACTTCTAACAATTTCAGAGTCATTGTTGTCTGTCACGAGAAACCAGAGATTGACTTTGAACATTCTCACGTGACGTATATTGAAGTCAACTATCCCATTCCTTTTGATTTAAAAACTAAGCGCTTAGACAAGCATCGCAAACAATTTACGGGACTAAACCATGCTCGAAAGCTTAATCCCTCCCATGTTATGACTGTCGATGCAGATGATTGTATCAGCAGGCATCTTGTCGAATTTGTCGAACAACATCCCGAACAAAATGGATGGTTTATCGATCGCGGTTATGTTTACCAAGAAGGAAAAAACTCTATTTTTTATAAAAGGAAAAACTTTAACCATTGGTGCGGTACATCAAATATTCTTCGACACGACTTACACGCCTATGTTGAAAATACAGAATCAGACGCTATAAATTACAGTGAGTTTTATACAGGACACCAGAATATTGCTAAGGTCATGAAAAAAAACAATACTCCTCTCGAACCTTTGCCGTTTCCTGGCACTGTCTATACAATATCCCATCAAGAAAATGCAAGCGACGAACAAGGAAAAGCGGGGAATCGCGAATCTTTACTTAAATCAAAAAGTTTTCTTTCTTTGGGCAAGAAAATATTACTAAATTATCGATTTCTAACACAATCAATTCGAGATGAATTTAGTTTGTATGGTATATAACCACTCTCAGTAATGTTTGCTGGTATATGCAAAGCTAAACACAAGTAAATTTGGGTGCATATTTTCATCTTCAAGATGTTCTAACGAAGAAACGTTCGGTCAAACTGTTTTCCTGTAGAATTTGAGGTTGACAAAATATGTTCGCGTTCGTCATCGCTCTCAAAAGTCCCCAAGTTTCGCATTCCTGGGAAAAAGTATCCCAATTATTTGAACGATGCATCAAGTCAGTCTGCAACCAAACTTCCAACAATTTCAGAGTTTTTGTCGTCTGTCATGAAATACCAGAGATTGCATTTGAACATCCTCATGTGACATATATTGAAGTGGACTTTCCCATTCCTTTTGATTTAGAAACTAAGCGCTTAGACAAGTATCGCAAACAATTTACGGGACTAAATTATGCTCGAAAGCTTAATCCCTCTCATATAATGACTGTCGATGCAGATGATTGCGTCAGCAGGCATCTTGTCGAATTTGTCGAACAACATCCCGAACAAAATGGATGGTTCATCGATCGCGGTTATGTGTACCGAGAAGGACGGAAATCCATTTTTTATAAAAGGAAAAATTTCAATCAATGGTGTGGTACGTGTAATATTCTCCGAAGCGACTTACACACCTATGTTGAAAGCACAGAATTAGACTTTATAGATTATCGTCAGTTTTATACAGGTCATCATCGTGTTGCTCTGAAAATGGAAGCCAATGAAACTCCCATTAAACCTTTGCCATTTCCTGGTGTAATATACATCATATCTCATCAAGACAATCTCAGTAACGAACAACCAAAACCTGGAAACAGTGACGCTTTAGTTAAATTCACAAATCCACTTTCTTTATGCAAAAAAGTATTATTGAATTATCGATTTTTAACACTATCGATTCGAGATAAATTTGGGTTGTATAATCTGAGTTCGAGTCAAAAAAAGACTGAGGATAATTGACTCAAACCTCTCCAACCAAGTAGCTAAAAAAACAAAAAGAGGGCTTATGTATCAGTATGCTCAAAGCAATCTTCAACTTTTTAATCAATTACAACAAGAAGGCTATTTAGAAGAAGATCTCGAATAATAGGATATGGAACTCCGCTTGCCGCCAAAACGAATCTTATGGCTTTTAATTAGCCTATTACTATTAGGAATCTTTTTTCGCTTTGTCAATATCGATCGTAAAGTGTATTGGCACGATGAAGTTTATACCTCGTTGCGGATTAATGGGTACAATGGCGATCGCGCGGTTGAAGAACTGTTTAACGGTCAGGTTATCACGACGGAAGAGGTCTTAAGGTTCCAGCGTCCCAGTCCTGACAAGGGTTTTGGCGATGCGTTGGCGAGGCTAATCGAACATCCGGAACACCCGCCTTTATATTACGCGATCGCGCACTTTTGGACGCGCATTTTTGGGGGTTCCATCGCCGCCACGCGCAGTCTTTCTGCTGTTATTAGTTTATTCGTCTTTCCGGCACTCTATTGGCTTTGTTGGGAGCTTTTTCAACACCCTACTGTAGGGTGGTATGCGGTTGCCTTAATGAGTGTTTCTCCGTTCTACGTTCTTTACGCTCAAGAAGCACGACAATATAGTTTGTGGACGCTGGTTACGCTAATTGCAAGTACTTCCCTGTTACGAGCTATTCGACTGCAAACTTGGAAAAATTGGGTTTTGTATGGGTGCGCGATCGCGCTCAACTTTTACACCTTTCTCCTTTCAATTTGGTTTGCTTTCAGTTGCACGATCTATGTCCTTGCCATTGAAAGATTTCGTTTAACAAAAATAAGCATTCGATTCTTCCTCTCATCCTTTTCAGGACTGCTTTTATTCTCTCCCTGGCTTTTCGTTATTTTTAGAAATTACGTCCAATTTCAAGACAAAACAGCTTGGACAAAGACGAAAGAACCTCTCACCTTTCTTTCCACACTTTGGGGTTTACATCTCAATAGTGTATTTGTCGATCTGGGATTTGATTTATACAGTATTTTTAGCTATATTTTCACATTTATTTTTATTATTCTTTTAGGCTATGCAATTTTCCTTCTTTACTGCCATACACCTAGAAAAATTTGGTGGTTTGTTATCCCCTTAATTGCTCTCCCCGCGTTAGGGTTAATTCTTCCCGATCTTTTGCGAGGTGGAAGAGCCTCTAGTGCAAGCCGCTACTTTATTCCCGCCTATATTGGCATACAAATCGCGATCGCGCACTTATTTTCTACTAAGATACAGAGTTCTAAAAATATAGAGCGTAAAACTTGGTCAATTCTTTTTGCAATTTTAATTTCCTTGGGTATCACTTCCTGCTCTATTGTTTCCTCAAAATATACTTGGTGGAATAAAGTGATTAGCTATCACAACGCAGAAATTGCTGAAATCATCAATCAAACTGAGCGCCCTCTAGTCGTTAGTGATGACTATGAAATTAATACGGGAAATTTAATTTCCTTAACCCATAAACTCGATCCAAAAGTTAAACTATTATTCGTAAAGCGCCCCAATCTTCCTCAAATTCCGCAACAATTCAATCCAATCTTTTTATACAACCCTTCCCCTGAATTACTCAAAGCCCTTCAAACAGAAAAAAAATTCGCAATCGAACTCGTTCCCGATCGCGGTTATCCCATTTGGAAGCTTACACCCATTAGCCACTCTACTTTAGAGAGAAGAAGGCATTTTACCAATTCTTAAGTGAATCCGCGATCGCGCGACTTTAATCGATTCTGGATCTCCCCACGCTTCTGTGAAACGAGAATAGATCTGTTGCAGGGGATTCGTGTTGCGGTCTGAAATAAAGCGCTGAGTCGCAGACCAGGTTCCCAAATATCCTAGCGCGCGATCGCGCGTCCACATTACTTCCATTTGAAATTGAGGCGGTGTAATCTCTTCAAAGGGA
This genomic interval carries:
- the ligA gene encoding NAD-dependent DNA ligase LigA, whose product is MTATPDIQQRIVQLRQQLQKANYAYYVLDNPFMEDAVYDKLYRELQDWEEKYPQLITPDSPTQRVGDKPASQFTSLRHNIPLYSLENAFNAQELAKWNERWQRHLDSPPQEVEYVCELKIDGSALALTYENGILARGVTRGDGVTGEEITQNIRTIRAIPLRLTLDNPPPIVEVRGEAFLPIDEFNRINQEREQAGESLFANPRNAAAGTLRQLDPKIVDRRKLNFFAYTLHLPENPPSQWESLELLQQMGFRVNPNRKRCQSLQEVEDYFQDWDERRKTLLYMTDGVVVKLNSQPLQEELGFTQKFPRWAIALKYPAEEAPTIVKDITVNVGRTGAITPMAIMEPVQLAGTTVQRATLHNRDRVAELDIRIGDTAIIRKAGEIIPEVLRVLPELRPPNAQPYQMPVNCPECDSVLVRPEGEAVTRCVNSSCPAILRGSLVHWASRDALDINGLGEKSVEQIVEKGLVHSVADLYDLTAEQLANLERMGQKSAEKLVNALTHSKAQPYSRVLYGLGIRYVGKVNAELLSEAFRAIEQLQGASVEDLEAVYGIGEEIAQSVWQWLKIPANQTLIQRLQEAGLNFGDATAEPPASVEQALTGKTFVITGTLPTLSRKEAETLIKQAGGKISSSISRKTDYLVVGEKAGSKLEKAQRLGIAQLSEEQLIDILPPLSL
- a CDS encoding 3'-5' exonuclease translates to MELNTYDYFMVLDLEATCCDRKTIRRNEMEIIEIGAVMVEAKNLTAKSEFQTFVKPIRYPILTEFCKQLTSITQEQVDRAPLYPEAVELFQKWMFQYSNFIFGSWGDYDRKQIEQDSRLYNIPYPIACPHINLKQLFTTNQKLSRRYGMAQALELAEIELEGTHHRGIDDARNITQLLPYILGREILNSESK
- a CDS encoding glycosyltransferase family 39 protein gives rise to the protein MELRLPPKRILWLLISLLLLGIFFRFVNIDRKVYWHDEVYTSLRINGYNGDRAVEELFNGQVITTEEVLRFQRPSPDKGFGDALARLIEHPEHPPLYYAIAHFWTRIFGGSIAATRSLSAVISLFVFPALYWLCWELFQHPTVGWYAVALMSVSPFYVLYAQEARQYSLWTLVTLIASTSLLRAIRLQTWKNWVLYGCAIALNFYTFLLSIWFAFSCTIYVLAIERFRLTKISIRFFLSSFSGLLLFSPWLFVIFRNYVQFQDKTAWTKTKEPLTFLSTLWGLHLNSVFVDLGFDLYSIFSYIFTFIFIILLGYAIFLLYCHTPRKIWWFVIPLIALPALGLILPDLLRGGRASSASRYFIPAYIGIQIAIAHLFSTKIQSSKNIERKTWSILFAILISLGITSCSIVSSKYTWWNKVISYHNAEIAEIINQTERPLVVSDDYEINTGNLISLTHKLDPKVKLLFVKRPNLPQIPQQFNPIFLYNPSPELLKALQTEKKFAIELVPDRGYPIWKLTPISHSTLERRRHFTNS
- a CDS encoding alkaline phosphatase family protein → MKNHVIAIGLDAADPILLETWMSQGHLKNLQKLRQQGGYGRLTNMEYYKAETPWTTFLTGCLPQKTGYWSPFKFQEGTYEVESVEAYSFNEYQPFYALGDDYRVAVFDMPQSTLADKANGSQVLAWGAHSPQTPSHSQPETLLKDINHRYGKHPALHRDHGDWWDEGYLNRLENALKTGLQKRVGICKDLLEQEQWNLFLTIFGETHSAGHDLWYLSQPDHPLYPHRRVQKDSMLEVFEAADRALGEILADVPEDTYVVVFSVHGSGNNTTDVSSMFLLPEFLYRWSFPGQVAIAPGKPGTPPPPLELNPKRKTWTGEIWQRKHDANPIKRFLRRQLPSKFHPYLDRIFGAPKEDLLSPDQLREQDHAIFWQPTMWYSSFWSKMKAFAIPSFSEGYIRINLEGREPQGIVKPEEYDAVCEELTQELYRLVNPRTGESVVKKVVRTRQSADDRDPKLPDADLVVVWQETPADVVDHPTCGRIGPVPYRRTGSHRDRGFWIARGPQIEPGSTLPQGHGVDLSPTLLELMGAPIPEYMDGKPLLKQTAVTPTS
- a CDS encoding glycosyltransferase family 2 protein, whose product is MTYIEVDFPIPFDLETKRLDKYRKQFTGLNYARKLNPSHIMTVDADDCVSRHLVEFVEQHPEQNGWFIDRGYVYREGRKSIFYKRKNFNQWCGTCNILRSDLHTYVESTELDFIDYRQFYTGHHRVALKMEANETPIKPLPFPGVIYIISHQDNLSNEQPKPGNSDALVKFTNPLSLCKKVLLNYRFLTLSIRDKFGLYNLSSSQKKTEDN
- a CDS encoding aldehyde dehydrogenase, encoding MLTQAAPTEIIHQQRRFFQQGTTKNVEFRLKQLHQLKALIQKNQDAIAQALKDDLKKPAFEAIGSEILFSIGNIDHTIQHLRNWAKPQKVSVPLTQLPASAQIISEPLGVVLIIGPWNYPFQLLILPLVGAIAAGNCAILKPSELVPHTSKLVADLIAKNFDPGFLSVVEGGKEIAQDLLKEKFDHIFFTGGTQVGKIIMQAAAEHLTPVTLELGGKSPCIIEPDADIATTARRITWSKFINSGQSCIAPDYLLVHQKIKGLLLAELKISIQEFYGENPEKSPDYARIISENHFQRLCQLLNPDKIVFGGKTNADERYIAPTIMDGVSWEDKVMEDEIFGPILPLLTYSDLGGAIAQINTRPKPLALYLFTDNKSTQQRILKETSSGGVCINDAMVQCVCEELPFGGVGNSGIGAYHGKFSFDTFSHRKSVLNRWSWPDFKLRYPPYQGKGEMLKRLIK